From a single Streptomyces sp. NBC_01264 genomic region:
- a CDS encoding transglycosylase SLT domain-containing protein, producing MLEGNRVSRISVRGFAVASATAVTTVGAVVGVATGDPASNDLETTASGTLLADIPVGEQAQVQNASLTQQADSIAHAADADAKRSAEEAARVQAAQDAKSKKAEAQKAADEKAKKEREEKEQAASRSASRDGSSFAPQASYTVAQVKAIAQQMVPAGQFQCFSKIINQESTWNYRAVNASSGAYGLVQALPGSKMASAGADWRTNPATQIEWGLNYMNKRYGSPCAAWSFHQANNYY from the coding sequence CTGCTGGAAGGAAACCGTGTGAGCCGGATCTCGGTTCGGGGATTCGCGGTGGCTTCGGCCACTGCCGTCACCACCGTCGGCGCCGTCGTGGGTGTTGCCACTGGCGACCCCGCCTCGAACGATCTCGAGACGACCGCGTCCGGGACGCTCCTCGCTGACATCCCGGTCGGCGAGCAGGCGCAGGTCCAGAACGCGTCCCTGACGCAGCAGGCCGACTCCATCGCGCACGCCGCCGACGCCGACGCCAAGCGCTCGGCGGAGGAAGCGGCCCGCGTCCAGGCCGCCCAGGACGCCAAGTCGAAGAAGGCCGAAGCGCAGAAGGCCGCCGACGAGAAGGCGAAGAAGGAGCGCGAGGAGAAGGAGCAGGCTGCCAGCCGTTCCGCCTCCCGCGACGGGTCCTCCTTCGCCCCCCAGGCCTCCTACACGGTCGCCCAGGTCAAGGCGATCGCCCAGCAGATGGTCCCGGCGGGGCAGTTCCAGTGCTTCTCCAAGATCATCAACCAGGAATCCACCTGGAACTACCGGGCCGTGAACGCGTCCTCGGGCGCCTACGGCCTCGTCCAGGCCCTGCCCGGCTCGAAGATGGCCTCGGCCGGCGCCGACTGGCGCACCAACCCCGCCACCCAGATCGAGTGGGGTCTGAACTACATGAACAAGCGGTACGGCAGCCCGTGTGCGGCCTGGAGCTTCCACCAGGCCAACAACTACTACTAG
- a CDS encoding AI-2E family transporter, protein MAKTGWLGRLGKSLSDVEARLAERRAEVEAETSGDRPAPGHGPATSAPASPATASPAPSTPSPASPAAAHIDFAVPARPDPVSVIPWGVRVAAEASWRLLLLAGMLWVLMRVISEVRLVVLAFAAALLVTALLQPFVVRLRRLGMPRGLATAVTAILGFVVIGLVGWFVVWQVMDNLDDLSARLREAINDLKLRALDSPFHVTEKQINEIAKNLSETIGTNTEQITSAGLQGVTVLVEALTGMLLAMFSTLFLLYDGKRIWTWSMSLLPAAARPGVAGAGPRAWRTLTAYVRGTVLVALIDAVFIGLGLYFLDVTMAVPLAVFIFLFAFIPLVGAVMSGALAVVVALVTQGPFTALMVLLVVLAVQQIEGHVLQPFILGRAVRVHPLAVVLSVAAGGLVAGIGGAVVAVPLVAVTNTVVGYLRAYSREQLHHGLSPVGPGPHGATALGQTAFEAEETRTGDNGA, encoded by the coding sequence ATGGCGAAGACAGGCTGGCTCGGCCGGCTCGGCAAGAGCCTGAGCGACGTGGAGGCCCGGCTCGCGGAGCGGCGCGCCGAGGTCGAGGCCGAGACCTCCGGGGACCGGCCGGCCCCCGGGCACGGCCCCGCCACGTCCGCACCGGCTTCCCCGGCGACCGCCTCACCGGCCCCCTCCACGCCGTCCCCCGCGTCCCCGGCCGCCGCGCACATCGATTTCGCCGTCCCCGCGCGCCCCGACCCCGTGTCCGTCATCCCGTGGGGCGTGCGCGTCGCCGCCGAGGCGAGCTGGCGGCTGCTGCTGCTCGCCGGGATGCTCTGGGTCCTGATGCGGGTGATCAGCGAAGTCCGCCTGGTCGTCCTCGCCTTCGCCGCCGCCCTCCTGGTGACCGCACTGCTCCAGCCCTTCGTGGTCCGGCTGCGCCGGCTCGGCATGCCCCGGGGACTGGCCACGGCCGTCACCGCGATCCTCGGGTTCGTGGTCATCGGGCTGGTCGGCTGGTTCGTGGTCTGGCAGGTCATGGACAACCTCGACGACCTCTCCGCCCGGCTCCGCGAAGCCATCAACGACCTCAAACTCCGCGCGCTGGACAGCCCGTTCCACGTGACCGAGAAGCAGATCAACGAGATCGCCAAGAACCTCAGCGAGACCATCGGCACCAACACCGAGCAGATCACCTCCGCCGGCCTGCAAGGCGTCACGGTCCTCGTCGAGGCCCTGACGGGCATGCTGCTCGCGATGTTCTCCACGCTCTTCCTGCTCTACGACGGCAAGCGCATCTGGACCTGGTCCATGAGCCTGCTCCCGGCCGCCGCACGGCCCGGCGTCGCCGGCGCCGGTCCGCGCGCCTGGCGCACCCTGACCGCGTACGTGCGCGGCACGGTCCTCGTGGCCCTCATCGACGCCGTGTTCATCGGCCTCGGCCTCTACTTCCTCGACGTGACGATGGCGGTGCCGCTGGCCGTCTTCATCTTCCTGTTCGCCTTCATCCCGCTCGTCGGCGCGGTCATGAGCGGCGCCCTGGCCGTGGTCGTGGCCCTGGTGACCCAGGGGCCGTTCACGGCGCTGATGGTGCTGCTGGTGGTGCTGGCCGTGCAGCAGATCGAGGGCCACGTGCTCCAGCCCTTCATCCTGGGCCGGGCGGTACGGGTCCACCCGCTCGCGGTGGTGCTCTCGGTGGCGGCCGGCGGACTGGTCGCCGGCATCGGCGGAGCGGTGGTCGCCGTGCCGCTGGTCGCCGTCACCAACACCGTGGTCGGCTACCTGCGGGCCTACTCGCGCGAACAGCTCCACCACGGGCTCTCCCCGGTCGGCCCCGGGCCGCACGGTGCGACGGCCCTCGGCCAGACGGCATTCGAGGCGGAGGAGACACGCACGGGTGATAACGGAGCCTGA
- a CDS encoding alkyl hydroperoxide reductase, producing the protein MSLDSLKSALPDFAKDLKLNLGSVIGNQDTLTQQQLWGTVLSCAIAARSPRVLRELEPEAKAALSPEAYTAAKAAAAVMAMNNVFYRTRHLLSDPEYGTLRAGLRMNVIGNPGVEKVDFELWSLAVSAVNGCGQCLDSHEQVLRKAGMDRETVQEAFKIASVIQAVAVTLDSEAVLAGE; encoded by the coding sequence ATGTCCCTCGACTCCCTCAAGTCCGCCCTGCCGGACTTCGCCAAGGACCTGAAGCTGAACCTCGGCTCGGTCATCGGCAATCAGGACACCCTGACGCAGCAGCAGCTGTGGGGCACCGTCCTGTCCTGCGCCATCGCCGCCCGTTCCCCGCGCGTCCTGCGCGAGCTGGAGCCGGAGGCCAAGGCCGCCCTGTCGCCGGAGGCGTACACCGCCGCGAAGGCCGCCGCCGCGGTCATGGCGATGAACAACGTCTTCTACCGCACCCGCCACCTGCTCTCCGACCCGGAGTACGGCACCCTGCGCGCGGGCCTGCGGATGAACGTCATCGGCAACCCCGGCGTGGAGAAGGTCGACTTCGAGCTGTGGTCGCTCGCCGTCTCCGCGGTGAACGGCTGCGGCCAGTGCCTGGACTCGCACGAGCAGGTCCTGCGCAAGGCCGGCATGGACCGCGAGACGGTCCAGGAGGCCTTCAAGATCGCCTCGGTGATCCAGGCCGTCGCGGTCACCCTCGACTCCGAGGCCGTGCTCGCGGGCGAGTAG
- a CDS encoding peroxiredoxin encodes MLTVGDQFPTYDLTACVSLEAGAEFAQIDHKTYEGKWKIMFSWPLDFTFVCPTEIAAFGKLNDEFADRDAQILGFSLDSEYVHHAWRKDHADLRDLPFPMMSDIKRELCADLGILGSDGLPMRAVFIVDPNNEIQFSMVTAGSVGRNPKEVLRVLDALQTDELCPCNWNKGDSTIDAGALLAGE; translated from the coding sequence GTGCTCACTGTCGGCGACCAGTTCCCCACCTACGACCTGACCGCTTGCGTCTCGCTGGAGGCCGGAGCCGAGTTCGCGCAGATCGACCACAAGACCTACGAGGGCAAGTGGAAGATCATGTTCTCCTGGCCGCTCGACTTCACCTTCGTGTGCCCGACGGAGATCGCCGCCTTCGGCAAGCTGAACGACGAGTTCGCCGACCGTGACGCCCAGATCCTCGGCTTCTCGCTCGACTCCGAGTACGTGCACCACGCCTGGCGCAAGGACCACGCCGACCTGCGTGACCTGCCCTTCCCGATGATGTCCGACATCAAGCGCGAGCTCTGCGCCGACCTCGGCATCCTCGGTTCGGACGGCCTGCCGATGCGCGCCGTCTTCATCGTGGACCCGAACAACGAGATCCAGTTCTCCATGGTGACCGCCGGTTCCGTCGGCCGGAACCCGAAGGAGGTCCTGCGGGTCCTCGACGCCCTGCAGACCGACGAGCTGTGCCCCTGCAACTGGAACAAGGGCGACAGCACCATCGACGCCGGTGCGCTGCTGGCCGGTGAGTGA
- a CDS encoding hydrogen peroxide-inducible genes activator: protein MAVVHMGPRGSKQATLAQLRAFAAVAEHLHFRDAAAAIGMSQPALSGAVSALEEALGVRLLERTTRKVLLTPAGERIAGRTRAVLDAMGGLLEEAEAVRAPFTGVLRLGVIPTVAPYLLPTVLGLFHRRYPRLDLQVHEEQTASLLEGLTGGRLDLLLLAVPLGVPGVTELPLFDEDFVLLAPRDHPLAGRRDIPREELRGLRLLLLDEGHCLRDQALDICHDAGRVTGADVTTTAAGLSTLVQLVAGGLGVTLLPRTALRLETARNEYLATGYFAEPAPSRRIALAMRTGTAREEEFRAVADALREAVRPLPVWLTD, encoded by the coding sequence ATGGCGGTGGTTCACATGGGCCCCAGGGGGTCGAAACAGGCGACGCTCGCCCAGCTGAGGGCCTTCGCCGCGGTCGCCGAGCACCTGCACTTCCGGGACGCGGCCGCCGCGATCGGGATGAGTCAGCCGGCGCTCTCCGGGGCCGTGTCCGCGCTGGAGGAGGCGCTCGGGGTGCGGCTGCTGGAGCGGACCACCCGCAAGGTGCTGCTCACGCCCGCCGGGGAGCGGATCGCGGGCCGCACGCGGGCCGTGCTCGACGCGATGGGCGGGCTGCTGGAGGAGGCCGAGGCGGTACGGGCCCCCTTCACCGGGGTGCTGCGGCTCGGGGTGATCCCCACCGTGGCCCCGTACCTGCTGCCGACCGTGCTCGGGCTCTTCCACCGCCGCTACCCCCGGCTCGACCTCCAGGTGCACGAGGAGCAGACGGCCTCGCTGCTGGAAGGACTGACCGGCGGGCGACTCGACCTGCTGCTGCTCGCCGTACCGCTCGGGGTGCCCGGGGTCACCGAACTGCCGCTCTTCGACGAAGACTTCGTCCTGCTCGCCCCGCGCGATCACCCGCTCGCCGGCCGCAGGGACATCCCGCGCGAGGAACTGCGCGGTCTGCGGCTGCTCCTGCTCGACGAAGGGCACTGCCTGCGCGACCAGGCCCTGGACATCTGCCACGACGCGGGACGCGTCACCGGAGCGGACGTCACCACGACCGCCGCCGGGCTGTCCACCCTCGTCCAACTGGTCGCCGGCGGGCTCGGGGTGACGCTGCTGCCGCGCACCGCGCTGCGCCTGGAGACCGCCCGCAACGAGTACCTGGCCACCGGCTACTTCGCCGAACCGGCACCCTCGCGGCGGATCGCCCTGGCCATGCGGACGGGCACGGCCCGCGAGGAGGAGTTCCGCGCCGTCGCCGACGCACTGCGCGAAGCCGTACGCCCGCTCCCCGTCTGGCTGACGGACTAG
- a CDS encoding ABC transporter permease produces MSHGTHSGPGSQSALAVWLRDLRLGVRFAFGGGRQGWTRTLLTGLGVGLGVALLLVTSAVPSALAARDARAVARQTFTSPSAEQPGRDTLLITDVNQTYRAYGVDGRLVQPEGPDAPLPPGVKKYPGAGELVVSPALDRLMKTGEGKLLRDRLDGKIVGTIGDAGLVGPGDLYFYAGSDRLAEIQKEAPNYVQRVTAFENTQEKEPLDPVLTLLVVLTFVALLMPVAVFIGAAVRFGGDRRDRRLAALRLVGADGRMVRRIAAGEAAAGSLIGLALGTGFFLVARQLGPAMDLYQRSVFASDLNPAPWLAVLIAIAVPAAAVAVTLFALRGVVIEPLGVVRTTTPAKRRIWWRLLLPLAGLGLLAPLIGKGNDSGQFNQWQVSGGVVLLLVGITVLLPWVLERVVGRIGGAGPVSWQLAARRLQLTSGSSARLVNGIAVAVAGAIALQMLFASTEDSYTRETGHDPSRASLSVMQRTRAGGEAVAQALTGTKGVTQAVAQSSTNAGRSSDMSYSDMAISVTTGTCATLRELAELPSCKDGDAFVIGGASKPEGMTGDTAKPGEKLFAGNIFKDSEDTVTKPVAWTVPADARTVRPRKGPMGEMLTGLLVTPAAAPKGMRGYQSSQVYVKLDPKVPDAMELARNAAFKADPMSVSMTVQATEVNDRYSSIRTGLFVGSALVLMLIGASLLVSQLEQLRERKKLLSALVAFGTKRSTLSLSVLWQTALPIGLGLALATVVGLALGVVLLQMTGSTITIRWTAVLGMVGIGGGVAVLVTLLSLPALLRLMRPDGLRTE; encoded by the coding sequence ATGAGTCACGGCACCCACAGCGGACCCGGCAGCCAGAGCGCACTCGCCGTCTGGCTCCGCGACCTCCGCCTCGGCGTCCGCTTCGCCTTCGGCGGCGGCCGCCAGGGCTGGACCCGCACCCTCCTCACCGGCCTGGGCGTCGGCCTCGGCGTCGCCCTGCTGCTCGTCACCAGCGCGGTCCCCAGCGCCCTGGCCGCCCGCGACGCCCGCGCCGTCGCCCGCCAGACCTTCACCTCGCCCAGCGCCGAGCAGCCCGGGCGCGACACGCTGCTGATCACCGACGTGAACCAGACCTACCGCGCCTACGGGGTCGACGGCCGGCTCGTCCAGCCCGAGGGCCCGGACGCCCCGCTGCCCCCGGGCGTGAAGAAGTACCCCGGCGCCGGCGAACTGGTCGTCTCCCCCGCCCTCGACCGGCTGATGAAGACCGGCGAGGGCAAGCTGCTCCGCGACCGCCTCGACGGGAAGATCGTCGGGACCATCGGCGACGCGGGCCTGGTGGGCCCCGGCGACCTCTACTTCTACGCGGGCAGCGACCGGCTCGCCGAGATCCAGAAGGAGGCGCCCAACTACGTCCAGCGGGTCACCGCCTTCGAGAACACCCAGGAGAAGGAGCCCCTCGACCCCGTCCTCACCCTCCTCGTGGTGCTCACCTTCGTGGCCCTGCTGATGCCGGTCGCGGTTTTCATCGGCGCCGCCGTCCGCTTCGGCGGCGACCGCCGCGACCGCCGGCTCGCCGCCCTGCGCCTGGTCGGCGCCGACGGCCGGATGGTCCGCCGGATCGCCGCCGGCGAGGCCGCCGCCGGATCGCTGATCGGCCTGGCGCTGGGCACCGGCTTCTTCCTGGTCGCCCGCCAGCTGGGCCCGGCCATGGACCTCTACCAGCGCAGCGTCTTCGCCTCCGACCTCAACCCGGCGCCCTGGCTGGCCGTGCTCATCGCGATCGCAGTGCCCGCCGCCGCCGTCGCCGTGACCCTGTTCGCCCTGCGCGGCGTCGTCATCGAGCCGCTCGGCGTGGTCCGTACGACGACCCCGGCCAAGCGCCGGATCTGGTGGCGGCTGCTGCTCCCGCTGGCCGGACTCGGCCTGCTGGCCCCGCTGATCGGCAAGGGCAACGACAGCGGGCAGTTCAACCAGTGGCAGGTCTCGGGCGGCGTGGTCCTGCTCCTCGTCGGCATCACCGTCCTGCTCCCCTGGGTGCTGGAACGGGTCGTCGGCCGGATCGGCGGCGCGGGCCCGGTCTCCTGGCAGCTGGCCGCCCGCCGGCTCCAGCTCACCAGCGGCAGCTCCGCCCGGCTGGTCAACGGCATCGCCGTCGCGGTCGCCGGAGCCATCGCCCTGCAGATGCTCTTCGCATCCACCGAGGACTCGTACACCCGCGAGACCGGCCACGACCCCAGCCGTGCCTCGCTCTCCGTCATGCAGCGCACCCGCGCCGGCGGCGAGGCCGTCGCCCAGGCCCTGACCGGGACCAAGGGCGTCACCCAGGCCGTCGCGCAGTCCTCGACCAACGCCGGGCGCAGCTCTGACATGAGCTACTCGGACATGGCGATCTCGGTGACCACCGGCACCTGCGCCACCCTCAGGGAGCTGGCGGAGCTGCCCTCCTGCAAGGACGGCGACGCCTTCGTCATCGGCGGCGCCTCCAAGCCCGAGGGCATGACCGGCGACACCGCCAAGCCGGGCGAGAAGCTGTTCGCCGGGAACATCTTCAAGGACAGCGAGGACACCGTCACGAAGCCGGTCGCCTGGACCGTGCCCGCCGACGCCCGCACCGTGCGGCCCCGCAAGGGCCCCATGGGCGAGATGCTGACCGGGCTGCTGGTCACCCCGGCCGCCGCCCCGAAGGGCATGCGCGGCTACCAGTCCTCCCAGGTGTACGTGAAGCTGGACCCGAAGGTGCCCGACGCGATGGAGCTGGCCCGCAACGCCGCCTTCAAGGCCGACCCGATGTCCGTCTCCATGACGGTCCAGGCCACCGAGGTCAACGACCGCTACTCCTCCATCCGGACCGGCCTGTTCGTGGGCTCCGCCCTCGTGCTGATGCTGATCGGCGCCAGCCTGCTGGTCTCCCAGCTGGAGCAGCTGCGCGAGCGCAAGAAGCTGCTGTCGGCGCTGGTCGCCTTCGGCACCAAGCGCTCCACGCTCAGCCTCTCCGTGCTCTGGCAGACCGCCCTCCCGATCGGCCTGGGCCTGGCCCTGGCCACGGTGGTCGGGCTCGCGCTCGGCGTGGTGCTGCTACAGATGACGGGCTCCACGATCACGATCAGGTGGACCGCGGTCCTGGGGATGGTCGGCATCGGCGGGGGCGTGGCCGTCCTGGTCACCCTGCTCAGCCTGCCGGCGCTGCTGCGCCTGATGCGCCCGGACGGGCTGCGCACGGAGTAG
- a CDS encoding ABC transporter ATP-binding protein has product MTPAGTLLSATDLRKTYGTTHALDGAEFSIHAGEVVAIMGPSGSGKSTLLHCLAGIVTPDSGTITYAGRELSAMNDAERSALRRGEFGFVFQFGQLVPELTCVENVALPLRLTGVKRKQAERTALEWMERLQVDDLGGKRPGEVSGGQGQRVAVARSLVTNPRLIFADEPTGALDSLNGELVMQLLTEAARSTNAAVVLVTHETRVAAYSDREIVVRDGKSRDMERAV; this is encoded by the coding sequence ATGACCCCGGCCGGCACTCTGCTCAGCGCCACCGACCTCCGCAAGACCTACGGCACCACCCACGCCCTCGACGGCGCCGAGTTCTCCATCCACGCCGGTGAGGTCGTCGCGATCATGGGCCCCTCCGGGTCCGGCAAGTCGACCCTGCTGCACTGCCTCGCCGGGATCGTCACCCCCGACTCGGGAACCATCACCTACGCCGGACGCGAGCTCTCCGCCATGAACGACGCCGAGCGCAGCGCCCTGCGCCGCGGCGAGTTCGGCTTCGTCTTCCAGTTCGGCCAGCTCGTCCCCGAGCTCACCTGCGTCGAGAACGTCGCCCTGCCGCTCCGCCTCACCGGCGTGAAGCGCAAGCAGGCCGAGCGGACCGCGCTGGAGTGGATGGAACGGCTCCAGGTCGACGACCTCGGCGGCAAGCGCCCCGGCGAGGTCTCCGGCGGCCAGGGCCAGCGCGTCGCCGTCGCCCGCTCCCTCGTCACCAACCCCCGGCTGATCTTCGCCGACGAGCCCACCGGCGCCCTCGACTCCCTCAACGGCGAGCTCGTCATGCAGCTGCTCACCGAGGCCGCCCGGTCCACGAACGCTGCGGTCGTCCTCGTCACGCACGAGACCCGCGTGGCCGCGTACTCCGACCGCGAGATCGTCGTGCGCGACGGCAAGTCCCGCGACATGGAGCGCGCGGTATGA
- a CDS encoding PadR family transcriptional regulator, producing MSISHALLGLLEAGPRHGYDLKRSFDERFGHDKPLAYGQVYSTMSRLLKNGLVEVDGVESGGGPERKRYAITDAGITDVEGWLAHPEKPEPYLQSTLYTKVVLALLTGRSAQELLDTQRAEHLRLMRILTHRKRKGDLADQLVCDHALFHLEADLRWLELTAARLDQLAQEIQR from the coding sequence ATGTCCATCAGTCACGCACTCCTCGGCCTCCTCGAAGCCGGCCCGCGGCACGGTTACGACCTCAAGCGGAGCTTCGACGAGAGATTCGGCCACGACAAACCGCTCGCCTACGGGCAGGTCTACTCGACCATGTCCCGGCTGCTGAAGAACGGTCTGGTCGAGGTCGACGGCGTGGAGAGCGGCGGCGGCCCCGAGCGCAAGCGGTACGCGATCACCGACGCCGGGATCACCGACGTCGAAGGCTGGCTCGCCCACCCCGAGAAGCCCGAGCCGTACCTCCAGTCGACCCTCTACACGAAGGTCGTGCTCGCCCTCCTCACCGGCCGCAGCGCCCAGGAGCTGCTGGACACCCAGCGCGCCGAGCACCTGCGCCTGATGCGCATCCTCACCCACCGCAAGCGCAAGGGGGACCTCGCCGACCAGCTGGTCTGCGACCACGCCCTGTTCCACCTCGAGGCGGACCTGCGGTGGCTCGAACTGACCGCCGCCCGTCTCGACCAGCTCGCCCAGGAGATACAGCGATGA
- a CDS encoding SPFH domain-containing protein, whose protein sequence is MTHTTGGTASGVREFPARSVGGALALLLGLAGVAAGAGLIALGAVSGTDAAKASLIAAGVVLTLAAFIAMGGLNTVAPGEARVVQLFGRYRGTIRTDGLRWVNPLTSRRRLSTRVRNHETPVMKVNDAYGNPIELAAVVVWRVEDTARAVFEVDDFTEFVETQTEAAVRHIAIEYPYDAHEDGGLSLRGNAEEITEKLAVELSARVEAAGVHIIESRFTHLAYAPEIASAMLQRQQAGAIVAARKQIVEGAVGMVELALTRLAEQEIVDLDPERKAAMVSNLMVVLCGDRAAQPVVNTGTLYQ, encoded by the coding sequence ATGACGCACACCACGGGTGGTACCGCGAGCGGCGTACGGGAGTTCCCCGCGCGGAGCGTGGGCGGCGCACTGGCGCTGCTGCTCGGCCTGGCGGGCGTGGCCGCCGGGGCGGGCCTGATCGCGCTCGGCGCGGTGTCCGGCACCGACGCGGCCAAGGCGAGCCTGATCGCGGCGGGCGTCGTCCTGACGCTCGCCGCCTTCATCGCCATGGGCGGGCTGAACACGGTCGCGCCGGGCGAGGCCCGCGTGGTCCAGCTGTTCGGCCGCTACCGCGGCACGATCCGTACCGACGGACTGCGCTGGGTCAACCCCCTGACCTCCCGCCGGCGGCTGTCCACCCGCGTGCGCAACCACGAGACGCCCGTCATGAAGGTCAACGACGCCTACGGCAACCCGATCGAGCTGGCGGCCGTGGTGGTGTGGCGGGTCGAGGACACCGCGCGCGCCGTGTTCGAGGTCGACGACTTCACCGAGTTCGTCGAGACCCAGACCGAGGCGGCCGTCCGGCACATCGCCATCGAGTACCCCTACGACGCCCACGAGGACGGCGGCCTGTCGCTGCGCGGCAACGCCGAGGAGATCACCGAGAAGCTCGCCGTCGAACTGTCCGCCCGCGTCGAGGCGGCCGGCGTCCACATCATCGAGTCCCGCTTCACCCACCTCGCGTACGCCCCGGAGATCGCCTCCGCGATGCTCCAGCGCCAGCAGGCCGGGGCGATCGTCGCGGCGCGCAAGCAGATCGTCGAGGGCGCGGTCGGTATGGTCGAACTCGCCCTGACCCGACTCGCGGAGCAGGAGATCGTGGACCTCGACCCGGAACGGAAGGCGGCGATGGTGTCCAACCTGATGGTGGTCCTGTGCGGCGATCGCGCGGCCCAGCCGGTGGTCAACACGGGCACCCTCTACCAGTGA